From a region of the Haematobia irritans isolate KBUSLIRL chromosome 4, ASM5000362v1, whole genome shotgun sequence genome:
- the Rpn1 gene encoding regulatory particle non-ATPase 1, with the protein MPEAAKSEKKPAATTSNEKKEQDPKAAEDKKDPSKDEKEQELSDEDQQLQDELDMLVQRLQEPDTKLYLAALEMMAKLIRASTTSMTSVPKPLKFMRPHYETMKNLYKQMPDEKTRYLCADIISVLSMTMGSGKDCLAYRFLCDRSQKIGEWGHEYVRHLSGEIAAHYLDTSGEFRSQLIELVKQIIPYNMEHNAEADACDLLVEIDHLHLLQDYVDESAYPRVCLYLQSCYPYVAEPDNTIILETALQLSRKFNQYTQAMRLALMLNDMDKITEIFKETKDAAVQKQLAFMLARQQVCLELDESFPDYDDLMEIMSNANLNKHFLNLARELDIMEPKTPEDIYKSHLDNARTRFASIQVDSAKQNLAASFVNGFVNAGFGVDKLLSEDGNKWLYKNKEHGMLSATASLGLILLWDVDGGLTMIDKYLYSTEDYIKSGALLACGIVNCGIRNEVDPAHALLSDYIHNQNTSMRIGAILGLGIAYAGSNRSIVIDTLKTVFTTPPSIEIMGITALSLGLIGVGSCNAEITEILLQTIMFLTKSDLKDTFARFLFLGLGLLYLGRQKATEAVMLTLEVVEEPYKSMATTMVDICAYAGTGNVLKIQNLLHICSDHYETSASSEGDDKNKKDKNNKDKEKAEKEKEKSEKDLSATQSIAVLGIALIAMGEDIGAEMAYRSFGNLLRYCEPCIRRAVPLALGLISASNPKLNILDTLSKFSHDSDAEVAHNAIFAMGLVGAGTNNARLAAMLRQLAQYHSKDPSNLFMVRIAQSLTHLGKGTLTLSPYHSDRQLMNPMAVAGLMAALVSLLDVKNLILGRSHYLLYTLVPAMQARMLVTFDEDLNQLQVPVRVGMAIDVVGQAGKPKTITGFQTHTTPVLLAMGERAELATEEYIALTPIMEGFVILKKNPNYVK; encoded by the exons AAATGATGGCTAAATTGATAAGAGCATCGACCACTTCGATGACATCGGTACCAAAACCATTGAAATTCATGAGACCTCATTATGAAACTATGAAGAATTTGTACAAGCAAATGCCCGATGAAAAGACTAGATATCTATGCGCCGATATTATATCAGTGCTGTCCATGACAATGGGAAGCGGCAAAGATTGTCTGGCTTATAGATTTTTATGCGATAGGTCGCAAAAGATAGGCGAATGGGGTCATGAATATGTACGTCATCTTTCGGGTGAAATAGCAGCTCACTATTTAGATACATCGGGAGAATTCCGTTCACAGTTGATTGAATTGGTTAAACAGATTATCCCTTACAATATGGAACATAATGCTGAGGCCGATGCTTGTGATTTACTTGTTGAAATAGATCATTTGCACTTGTTGCAAGACTATGTTGATGAGTCGGCCTACCCACGCGTATGCTTGTATTTGCAATCATGTTATCCCTATGTTGCTGAACCAGATAATACCATCATCTTGGAAACAGCTTTACAACTATCGCGTAAATTCAATCAATATACTCAGGCCATGCGTTTGGCATTGATGCTCAACGATATGGATAAGATTACAGAAATATTCAAGGAGACCAAAGACGCTGCTGTCCAGAAACAGTTGGCCTTTATGTTGGCACGCCAGCAAGTTTGCTTGGAATTGGATGAATCATTCCCCGATTATGATGATTTaatggaaattatgtcaaatgcaAATTTGAATAAGCATTTCCTGAATTTGGCCCGAGAATTGGATATTATGGAACCCAAGACACCAGAGGACATATACAAATCCCATTTGGATAATGCCAGAACTAGATTTGCATCAATACAG GTGGATTCTGCCAAACAAAATCTAGCTGCCAGTTTTGTAAATGGCTTCGTAAATGCTGGTTTTGGTGTGGATAAACTTCTATCCGAAGATGGCAACAAATGGCTCTATAAGAACAAGGAGCATGGCATGTTATCGGCAACGGCTTCATTGGGTCTCATTCTTCTGTGGGATGTTGATGGAGGTTTGACAATGATTGACAAATATTTGTATTCCACTGAAGACTATATCAAATCTGGAGCCTTGTTGGCCTGCGGCATTGTAAATTGTGGCATACGCAATGAAGTTGATCCTGCCCATGCTTTACTTTCCGATTATATTCATAATCAAAACACCTCTATGCGCATAGGTGCTATCTTGGGTCTGGGAATAGCTTATGCTGGCTCAAATCGTTCAATTGTCATTGATACCCTGAAGACAGTGTTCACTACACCTCCAAGTATTGAGATTATGGGCATCACTGCACTTTCGCTAGGTCTTATTGGCGTTGGATCCTGTAATGCAGAGATCACAGAAattttgttacagaccataatgTTCCTGACAAAATCCGATTTGAAGGACACATTTGCCCGCTTTTTATTCCTGGGTCTGGGTCTTCTTTATCTGGGTCGTCAAAAGGCAACTGAAGCCGTTATGCTAACCTTAGAGGTTGTAGAAGAACCCTATAAATCCATGGCCACAACCATGGTCGATATTTGCGCCTATGCTGGCACCGGCAATGTTTTGAAGATCCAAAATCTTCTACATATTTGTTCAGACCACTATGAGACATCGGCTAGCAGCGAAGGCGATGATAAGAATAAAAAGGATAAGAACAACAAAGATAAG gaAAAGGCTGAGAAAGAAAAGGAAAAATCAGAGAAAGATCTTTCCGCAACTCAATCAATTGctgttttgggtattgcccttaTTGCTATGGGTGAAGATATAGGTGCCGAAATGGCTTATCGTTCATTTGGAAATTTGTTGCGTTATTGTGAGCCTTGTATACGCCGGGCTGTACCTCTAGCCTTGGGTCTTATATCTGCCTCCAATCCTAAACTTAATATTTTGGATACATTAAGTAAATTCTCCCACGATAGTGATGCTGAAGTTGCCCATAATGCCATATTTGCTATGGGTCTTGTTGGTGCTGGCACTAATAATGCCCGTTTGGCTGCTATGCTACGTCAATTGGCTCAATACCATTCAAAGGATCCCAGCAATTTATTCATGGTCCGCATTGCACAGAGTTTAACACATTTGGGTAAAGGTACCCTTACTCTCAGTCCCTACCACAGTGATCGTCAACTTATGAATCCAATGGCAGTGGCTGGTCTAATGGCTGCTTTGGTGTCATTGCTCGATGTCAAAAATCTTATATTGGGTCGTTCACATTATCTTCTATACACGTTGGTTCCTGCCATGCAAGCTCGCATGTTGGTTACATTCGATGAAGATCTTAATCAATTGCAAGTGCCCGTACGTGTCGGTATGGCCATAGATGTTGTGGGTCAAGCTGGTAAACCCAAAACTATCACAGGCTTCCAGACTCACACAACTCCCGTCCTATTGGCAATGGGTGAACGAGCAGAATTGGCCACAGAAGAGTATATAGCTCTAACGCCCATTATGGAAGGTTTTGTTATACTtaagaaaaatccaaattacgTAAAATAA
- the LOC142237131 gene encoding uncharacterized protein LOC142237131, whose product MYSYGDSILFDGVSDVYLVSIATALLSFIIAYYYINFPKEENGLEIDQTQNHSQSPGETEDEYLDEDYMQSDDAGSEMESHYKAKDQGDSDGVMHNFDSTTDCDTDYDDDDDEELPIDGLVGKLKSQRVKELEAKLTREQLEEERRVEREQLAAIFELLKKQEAELNMQEIGENELNAQLSLYR is encoded by the exons atgtatagctATGGAGATTCCATTCTCTTTGATGGAGTCTCCGATGTGTATTTAGTCAGTATTGCTACGGCACTTTTGTCATTTATTATTGCGTACTATTACATCAATTTTCCAAAAGAGGAAAAT GGCCTAGAAATTGACCAGACACAGAATCATTCACAAAGTCCAGGGGAGACAGAAGATGAATACCTGGATGAAGATTACATGCAAAGTGATGATGCTGGCTCTGAAATGGAAAGTCATTACAAGGCTAAGGACCAAGGCGATAGTGATGGTGTAATGCACAATTTCGATAGTACAACTGACTGTGATACTGattatgatgatgacgatgatgaagaATTGCCCATTGATGGCTTAGTTGGTAAATTGAAATCTCAAAGGGTTAAAGAGCTTGAAGCTAAATTAACCAGGGAACAACTTGAAGAGGAAAGGAG AGTTGAAAGGGAGCAGTTGGCTGCAATATTTGAGCTATTGAAGAAGCAAGAAGCCGAGTTAAATATGCAGGAAATTGGAGAAAATGAGCTAAATGCTCAATTGAGTCTATATCGTTAA